One genomic window of Luteitalea pratensis includes the following:
- a CDS encoding TonB-dependent receptor domain-containing protein produces MTSAPSAAISPASRIPATRSRVSCWDRCRPFAIDLQQTDIQERAHIQEYFIQDDWKVADRLTINAGLRYTLNLPSTEINGQTAVFNLETRQLEYPGAEPVRPLKKDNFDPRIGAVYRLTDRTILSSGYAKVWIEMAGITTPFTTPNFPFLQDVSQRTLDNIAPAFVLAKGPTVTPVSPTPTAGLGQGVFTVDRTLGSGYVQQWNVSIQRELTPNTVVEVSYLGSKITNIGIPDSNINQLTEEQLTLGPTLLERVANPFFGIVPRSSSIGDPTITRAQLMKPYPDYTAVSFYRNNVGTTNYQGLGVSIRQRLSHGLLYSAAYTRSKLTDIASSVFDASILTGPLTNAAVADSHNLERERDYSTGDIPHYFAVSVVSDLPFGKGRATHLGGVVGALVNDWTVASFMTLQSGVPVAVTQAHALGYAGFTTQRPNLVGDPTIPADERTPARWFNTAAFATANQFTIGSASRNPVRGASYRDVDLALMRGIGVGGGREFELRVRGLQPAEHRQCRRAGGAGRTGELRDDHVGARSTRGAIRGEVLVLNSKTPREPQTPAAPAPARQHLRRAPSTAP; encoded by the coding sequence TTGACTTCAGCACCGTCGGCAGCGATCTCCCCGGCGTCCCGAATACCGGCAACGCGTTCGCGAGTTTCCTGCTGGGACAGGTGCAGACCTTTTGCCATCGACCTGCAGCAGACCGATATCCAGGAACGCGCGCACATCCAGGAGTACTTCATCCAGGACGACTGGAAGGTGGCCGATCGCCTCACCATCAATGCGGGTCTGCGATATACGCTCAATCTTCCGTCAACCGAGATCAACGGCCAGACCGCGGTGTTCAACCTGGAAACACGTCAGCTCGAATACCCGGGCGCGGAGCCGGTGCGGCCGCTCAAGAAGGACAACTTCGATCCTCGGATTGGGGCCGTCTATCGGCTGACGGACAGGACCATCCTCAGTTCGGGCTACGCGAAGGTCTGGATCGAGATGGCGGGGATCACCACGCCGTTCACGACGCCGAACTTTCCGTTCCTGCAGGACGTGTCACAGCGCACGCTCGACAACATCGCCCCGGCCTTCGTGCTGGCGAAGGGCCCGACGGTCACGCCGGTCAGCCCGACGCCGACCGCCGGCCTCGGACAGGGGGTGTTCACCGTTGACAGGACACTCGGGTCGGGCTACGTGCAGCAGTGGAACGTGTCGATCCAGCGCGAGTTGACACCGAATACGGTCGTCGAAGTGTCCTACCTCGGATCGAAAATCACGAACATCGGGATCCCGGACAGCAACATCAATCAGCTGACCGAGGAACAGCTGACACTGGGCCCCACGCTGCTCGAGCGCGTGGCCAATCCGTTCTTCGGCATCGTGCCACGCTCATCGTCGATCGGAGATCCGACCATCACGCGGGCGCAGCTCATGAAACCTTATCCGGACTACACCGCCGTCAGCTTCTATCGGAACAACGTCGGCACGACGAACTACCAGGGTCTCGGGGTCAGCATTCGTCAGCGACTGTCACACGGCCTGCTCTATTCAGCCGCCTATACCCGTTCGAAGTTGACCGACATCGCCTCGTCGGTCTTCGACGCGTCGATTCTGACCGGGCCGTTGACGAACGCCGCCGTCGCCGACAGCCACAACCTGGAGCGCGAACGCGACTACTCGACCGGAGACATCCCGCACTATTTCGCGGTGTCGGTCGTGTCGGATCTGCCGTTCGGCAAGGGTCGGGCCACGCACCTCGGTGGCGTGGTCGGCGCACTCGTGAACGATTGGACCGTGGCGAGCTTCATGACGCTACAGTCCGGGGTGCCCGTCGCGGTGACGCAGGCGCACGCGCTCGGGTATGCCGGCTTCACGACCCAGCGTCCGAATCTCGTGGGCGATCCGACCATCCCCGCCGACGAGCGCACGCCCGCGCGCTGGTTCAACACAGCGGCGTTCGCGACCGCCAATCAGTTCACCATCGGTTCCGCCTCGCGCAATCCGGTGCGGGGGGCGTCCTACCGCGATGTCGATCTCGCGCTGATGCGTGGCATCGGCGTCGGAGGCGGGCGCGAGTTCGAGCTGCGGGTAAGAGGTCTTCAACCTGCTGAACACCGCCAATGTCGGCGCGCCGGCGGCGCAGGTCGGACCGGCGAGCTTCGGGACGATCACGTCGGCGCTCGATCCACGCGTGGTGCAATTCGCGGCGAAGTTCTGGTTCTGAACTCTAAGACGCCGCGTGAGCCGCAGACGCCTGCCGCGCCCGCTCCCGCGCGCCAGCATCTCCGTCGCGCGCCATCCACAGCACCGTAA
- a CDS encoding DUF6640 family protein encodes MTRLSLGRTTMTIVQVAGAALSFRLDWSQNHLLNPLWHPHAKFHGALLLFMLTGVAATSLWSMWRLSREPQVAVRMAALLSLAFWTPLFYITSVLPGSTSWAGAANADPRITGSIVTPNLVVALGFTIVNLTVLWMARDGDAGARERARQASAAHAAS; translated from the coding sequence ATGACTCGCCTCTCGCTCGGACGGACCACGATGACCATCGTGCAGGTGGCAGGCGCGGCGCTCTCGTTCCGGCTCGACTGGAGCCAGAACCACTTGCTGAATCCACTCTGGCACCCGCACGCGAAGTTCCACGGCGCGCTGCTGCTCTTCATGCTCACGGGAGTGGCAGCCACCAGCCTGTGGTCGATGTGGCGTCTGTCGCGCGAACCCCAGGTCGCGGTCCGCATGGCGGCCCTGCTCTCGCTCGCGTTCTGGACGCCGCTGTTCTACATCACGTCCGTGCTGCCAGGCTCGACATCCTGGGCCGGCGCCGCCAACGCCGACCCGCGCATCACGGGCAGTATCGTCACGCCCAACCTGGTGGTGGCGCTGGGCTTCACGATCGTGAACCTTACGGTGCTGTGGATGGCGCGCGACGGAGATGCTGGCGCGCGGGAGCGGGCGCGGCAGGCGTCTGCGGCTCACGCGGCGTCTTAG
- a CDS encoding phosphatase PAP2 family protein → MAPCVAALLVTGTITSAQELPTAPLPVSFAANVVTDSPPPVAPDPALFRNLFIQPDQRTPLPEDPQWQESNEDAVPVGAGVLAFLPQLSEQDPQKPPTPPSTGIKAVFRETWRDFKAFPRRKSTWVILAVTGGAAAAAHPLDDDVNAKLGGSDAAANFFAPGKWIGAVYVQAGVAVGLYVIGRYVVPHAEDGTPKTNKVSHLGFDMLRALAVSQTLTQVIKVTVQRDRPTGECCAFPSGHASASFATAAVLERHFGYRAFPTFLVASYVAMSRLHDNRHYLSDVIFGAGLGVASGWTVVGRHGRSTYALTPVPIKGGLMLAFTRDPAGRASSN, encoded by the coding sequence GTGGCGCCGTGCGTCGCCGCGCTCCTTGTGACCGGGACGATCACCTCCGCGCAGGAACTGCCCACCGCGCCGCTCCCCGTCAGCTTCGCCGCGAACGTCGTCACCGACTCGCCGCCGCCGGTGGCGCCGGACCCGGCCCTCTTTCGCAATCTGTTCATTCAGCCAGACCAGCGCACTCCGCTGCCTGAGGATCCGCAGTGGCAAGAGTCGAACGAGGACGCAGTGCCAGTCGGCGCTGGCGTGCTGGCCTTCTTGCCGCAGTTGTCGGAGCAGGACCCGCAAAAGCCACCCACTCCCCCCTCGACCGGGATCAAGGCCGTCTTCCGTGAAACGTGGCGCGACTTCAAGGCATTTCCCCGACGAAAGTCGACATGGGTGATTCTGGCCGTTACGGGCGGCGCAGCGGCGGCAGCCCACCCGCTGGACGATGACGTAAACGCCAAGCTCGGCGGCTCCGACGCAGCGGCAAATTTCTTCGCACCAGGCAAGTGGATCGGCGCCGTCTACGTGCAGGCAGGCGTCGCCGTCGGCCTGTACGTCATTGGTCGCTACGTCGTTCCCCACGCCGAGGACGGCACGCCAAAGACGAACAAGGTCTCGCACCTCGGGTTCGACATGCTGCGCGCGCTTGCGGTCTCGCAGACGTTGACGCAGGTCATCAAGGTGACGGTCCAGCGCGATCGCCCCACCGGCGAGTGTTGTGCGTTCCCCTCCGGCCATGCCTCGGCGAGTTTTGCCACCGCCGCAGTGCTGGAGCGGCATTTCGGCTATCGCGCCTTTCCGACCTTCCTGGTGGCGTCATACGTGGCCATGTCGCGCCTGCACGACAATCGGCACTACCTCAGCGACGTGATCTTCGGTGCGGGCCTCGGCGTCGCGAGTGGATGGACGGTGGTCGGCAGGCACGGCCGATCGACGTACGCGTTGACCCCGGTCCCCATCAAGGGCGGGTTGATGCTGGCGTTTACCCGCGACCCCGCAGGACGCGCCAGCAGCAACTGA
- a CDS encoding HAMP domain-containing sensor histidine kinase, translating into MRIRTRLAIWSGLITFVCLVSTGAAVLWLHGRLALAQIDERLGAATVAVAGVLRHELDEGLPLDGAVRDTMSELTLARESFAIVAADGAVIGAKAATSPRLADETLRAGITRPSTVDAGAGQDHVRLLSAPFPTTTASLRIVSWASLGPIATERQRLALAMLLGIPIAVVLSIIGGLGVGRRTLASLSDLASQAGAIDGRDLTSRLTLHQRDDELASVAASFNGVLERLSASVRQQRAFMAEASHQLRTPVSVIRTTAEVTLDQPTRSEGEYRESFDVIGRQARRLTRMVDDMFVLALADASARPLQVSHLYLDELVDDVVDDYRVLAASCHVAIRSDSDGDAPFAGDEHLLRQMLMNLVDNALRHTPGGGSVGVSLHRVNGSYQLQVSDTGPGIPAADVDRIFDRFVRLAAPGSEGGGGLGLPIARWIAEAHGGTLVLGPTSPDGTWFLATLPVPSPPVG; encoded by the coding sequence ATGAGAATCCGCACCCGCCTTGCCATCTGGTCCGGCCTCATCACCTTCGTGTGCCTGGTGAGCACCGGCGCGGCGGTTCTCTGGCTGCACGGTCGTCTCGCCCTCGCCCAGATCGACGAACGCCTCGGTGCCGCAACGGTCGCCGTGGCCGGCGTCCTGCGGCACGAACTCGACGAGGGCTTGCCCCTCGATGGCGCCGTGCGCGACACCATGTCGGAGTTGACGCTGGCGCGTGAGAGCTTTGCCATCGTTGCGGCCGACGGTGCGGTGATCGGCGCGAAAGCCGCGACGTCTCCGCGCCTCGCCGACGAGACTCTCCGCGCCGGGATCACGCGGCCGTCAACCGTGGACGCCGGAGCTGGGCAGGATCACGTCCGTCTGCTGTCGGCACCGTTTCCGACGACCACCGCGTCGCTGCGGATCGTCTCGTGGGCTTCGCTCGGTCCGATTGCGACCGAGCGGCAAAGGCTGGCCCTCGCGATGTTGCTCGGCATCCCCATCGCAGTGGTGCTGTCGATCATCGGCGGGTTGGGCGTCGGACGCAGGACTCTTGCGTCGTTGTCGGATCTCGCGTCACAGGCCGGTGCCATCGATGGTCGGGACCTCACCTCTCGGCTCACGCTGCACCAACGGGACGACGAACTGGCCAGCGTGGCGGCGTCGTTCAACGGGGTCCTCGAGCGCCTGTCGGCGTCCGTGCGTCAGCAGCGGGCCTTCATGGCCGAAGCGTCCCACCAATTGCGCACTCCCGTCTCGGTGATTCGCACGACCGCCGAGGTGACCCTCGATCAGCCGACACGCAGCGAGGGCGAGTACCGTGAAAGCTTCGACGTCATCGGACGCCAGGCGCGACGGCTCACGCGGATGGTCGACGACATGTTCGTGCTCGCCCTGGCTGACGCCTCGGCCCGTCCCCTCCAGGTCAGTCACCTCTATCTCGACGAACTCGTGGACGACGTCGTCGACGACTACCGCGTCCTGGCCGCGTCGTGTCATGTCGCGATCAGGTCCGATTCGGACGGCGACGCACCGTTCGCCGGCGACGAGCACCTGTTGCGGCAGATGCTCATGAACCTCGTCGACAATGCCCTCCGGCACACGCCCGGCGGTGGCTCTGTCGGCGTGTCGCTTCATCGTGTGAACGGCTCGTACCAGCTGCAGGTGTCCGACACCGGCCCGGGCATCCCCGCGGCTGACGTCGATCGCATCTTCGATCGGTTCGTGCGCCTCGCCGCGCCCGGATCTGAAGGCGGCGGCGGGCTGGGGTTGCCGATTGCACGATGGATTGCCGAGGCACATGGCGGCACGCTCGTCCTGGGCCCCACCAGCCCGGACGGCACCTGGTTCCTGGCCACACTGCCCGTGCCTTCGCCGCCCGTTGGGTGA